In Vanacampus margaritifer isolate UIUO_Vmar chromosome 18, RoL_Vmar_1.0, whole genome shotgun sequence, a genomic segment contains:
- the aco2 gene encoding aconitate hydratase, mitochondrial: MATYCLTVARLQLALGNGARRLHVAAAYRAKAQVSMSRFEPTSFISYEKLQSNVDVVQKRLNRPLTLSEKIVYGHLDDPHNQEIDRGRTYLRLRPDRVAMQDATAQMAMLQFISSGLPQVAVPSTIHCDHLIEAQIGGDQDLARAKEVNQEVYNFLASAGAKYGVGFWKPGSGIIHQIILENYAYPGVMLIGTDSHTPNGGGLGSICIGVGGADAVDVMAGIPWELKCPKVIGVKLTGSLSGWTSPKDVILKVAGILTVKGGTGAIVEYHGPGVDSISCTGMATICNMGAEIGATTSVFPYNHRMKTYLEKTGRGQIAALANEYSDLLVPDKGCEYDQVIEINLDELKPHINGPFTPDLAHPVSDVGAVAQKNGWPLEVKVGLIGSCTNSSYEDMGRAASVAKQALDKGLKCKAQFTVTPGSEQIRATIERDGFSKILGDVGGVVLANACGPCIGQWDRRDVKKGEKNTIVTSFNRNFTARNDANPATHAFVTSPEIVTALAIAGTLNFNPETDYLTAPNGEKFKLEPPNGDELPARDFDPGQDTYQHPPADGVSLKVDVSPQSNRLQLLEPFDQWSGKDLEDLRVLIKVKGKCTTDHISAAGPWLKFRGHLDNISNNMLIGAVNSENDAINSVKNHLTGEYGGVPDVARHYKANSVSWVVVGDDNYGEGSSREHAALEPRHLGGRAIIVKSFARIHETNLKKQGLLPLTFSNPSDYEKICPDDKISIKGLETFTPGKPLSAAVKHSDGTEDVLELNHSFNETQIEWFKAGSALNRMKKLMH, from the exons ATGGCAACTTACTGTCTCACCGTCGCGCGGCTTCAG CTTGCCTTGGGCAATGGCGCACGGCGCTTGCATGTGGCGGCCGCTTACAGAGCCAAGGCCCAAGTATCCATGAGCCGCTTCGAGCCCACCTCCTTCATCAGCTACGAGAAGCTCCAGTCCAATGTTGACGTCGTGCAAAAGAG ACTCAACCGACCTCTCACCCTGTCAGAGAAGATCGTATACGGCCACCTGGATGACCCCCATAACCAGGAAATCGATCGCGGGCGCACCTACCTGCGCCTGCGTCCCGACCGCGTGGCCATGCAGGACGCCACCGCCCAGATGGCCATGCTCCAGTTCATCAGCAGCGGCCTGCCGCAGGTGGCGGTTCCCTCCACCATCCACTGCGATCACCTGATCGAAGCCCAGATCGGTGGCGATCAGGATCTGGCCAGGGCGAAG gaagtcaaccaAGAGGTGTATAACTTCCTTGCAAGTGCTGGTGCAAAATACGGAGTTGGGTTCTGGAAACCGGGTTCTGGAATCATCCATCAG ATCATTTTGGAGAACTACGCCTATCCAGGTGTGATGCTGATCGGCACAGATTCCCACACGCCAAACGGTGGCGGACTCGGTTCCATTTGCATCGGGGTGGGAGGCGCCGATGCTGTGGATGTCATGGCGGGGATCCCCTGGGAGCTCAAATGTCCCAAG gtgatCGGTGTCAAGCTGACGGGTTCCCTCTCTGGCTGGACATCGCCAAAAGATGTCATCTTGAAGGTGGCTGGCATTCTGACGGTGAAGGGCGGCACTGGAGCTATCGTCGAGTACCACGGACCCGGTGTTGACTCCATTTCCTGCACtg GAATGGCCACCATTTGCAACATGGGAGCGGAAATCGGCGCCACAACTTCAGTGTTCCCCTACAACCACCGCATGAAGACCTATCTGGAAAAGACTGGGCGTGGAC AGATCGCTGCTCTGGCTAACGAGTACTCGGATCTGCTGGTGCCAGATAAAGGCTGCGAGTACGACCAGGTCATTGAGATCAATCTGGATGAG ctaaaGCCCCACATCAACGGTCCATTCACCCCCGACCTGGCTCACCCAGTGTCTGACGTGGGTGCCGTGGCGCAGAAGAACGGCTGGCCACTGGAGGTTAAAGTTG GTCTGATTGGCAGCTGCACCAACTCCAGCTATGAGGACATGGGCCGCGCCGCCTCCGTGGCAAAACAGGCTTTGGACAAAGGCCTAAAATGCAAAGCTCAattcacggtcacccccggctCGGAGCAGATTCGCGCCACCATTGAGAGAGACGGTTTC TCCAAAATCCTTGGTGACGTTGGAGGTGTAGTCTTGGCCAACGCTTGCGGACCCTGCATTGGACAGTGGGACAG ACGTGACGTGAAAAAAGGGGAGAAGAACACCATCGTCACCTCCTTCAACAGAAACTTCACAGCCAGGAATGACGCGAACCCTGCAACGCACGCCTTTGTCACATCCCCTGAG ATTGTCACCGCCTTGGCCATTGCCGGAACTCTCAACTTCAACCCAGAGACCGACTACCTGACCGCCCCCAACGGTGAGAAATTCAAGTTAGAGCCTCCTAATGGAGACGAACTCCCCGCCAGAGACTTTGATCCGGGTCAGGACACCTACCAGCACCCGCCCGCTGACGGCGTCAGCCTCAAGGTGGACGTCAGCCCTCAGAGCAACCGACTGCAGCTGCTGGAGCCTTTCGACCAATGGAGCGGCAAAGACCTGGAGGACCTGCGGGTTCTCATCAAG GTGAAGGGCAAGTGCACCACGGATCACATCAGCGCCGCCGGTCCTTGGCTGAAATTCCGCGGCCACTTGGACAACATCTCCAACAACATGCTGATCGGCGCAGTCAACAGCGAGAACGACGCCATCAACTCGGTGAAGAACCACCTGACGGGGGAGTACGGGGGCGTGCCCGACGTGGCTCGTCACTACAAG GCCAACAGCGTGtcgtgggtggtggtgggagaCGATAACTACGGCGAGGGATCCAGCCGAGAGCACGCCGCGCTGGAGCCCAGACATCTTGGAGGGAGAGCCATTATTGTCAAGAGCTTTGCCAGAATCCACG AAACGAACCTTAAGAAGCAGGGCCTGCTGCCTCTGACCTTCAGCAACCCGTCAGATTATGAGAAAATCTGCCCCGATGACAAGATCTCCATTAAAGGACTCGAAACCTTCACTCCCGGAAAG ccTTTGAGCGCCGCCGTAAAGCACAGCGACGGCACCGAAGACGTCTTGGAACTCAACCACAGCTTCAACGAAACGCAGATCGAATGGTTCAAGGCCGGTTCCGCTCTCAACAGGATGAAGAAGCTAATGCACTGA
- the phf5a gene encoding PHD finger-like domain-containing protein 5A, with amino-acid sequence MAKHHPDLIFCRKQAGVAIGRLCEKCDGKCVICDSYVRPCTLVRICDECNYGSYQGRCVICGGPGVSDAYYCKECTIQEKDRDGCPKIVNLGSSKTDLFYERKKYGFKKR; translated from the exons ATGGCAAAGCATCATCCAGACTTGATCTTCTGTAGAAAACAAGCCGGTGTTG CCATCGGGAGACTTTGTGAAAAAT GCGATGGAAAGTGTGTCATCTGTGATTCGTATGTGAGGCCGTGCACACTGGTCCGTATCTGCGATGAGTGCAACTACGGCTCCTACCAAGGACGCTGCGTCATCTGCGGAGGGCCGGGAGTGTCAGACGCATATTACTGTAAAGAGTGTACCATCCAGGAGAAAGAT AGGGATGGCTGTCCTAAGATTGTCAATTTGGGAAGCTCGAAAACAGATCTGTTCTACGAGAGGAAGAAGTATGGCTTCAAGAAGAGGTGA